From the genome of Leptospira saintgironsiae, one region includes:
- a CDS encoding DUF962 domain-containing protein — MTENKKYETLQEFWPFYLREHSNKMNRIFHFIGTTCALVFIVSAIFYLNAWYLLGALFSGYFFAWIGHFFLEKNRPATFIYPFKSFVSDWRMYFCTITGQLGKELQKAGVK; from the coding sequence ATGACTGAAAACAAAAAATACGAAACCCTACAGGAATTCTGGCCATTCTACTTGAGAGAACATTCGAATAAAATGAATCGGATATTCCATTTTATAGGAACGACATGTGCTTTGGTGTTTATCGTTTCTGCAATCTTCTATCTAAACGCTTGGTACTTACTGGGAGCATTGTTTAGCGGATATTTTTTCGCTTGGATTGGGCATTTCTTCTTAGAAAAAAACCGTCCTGCAACATTTATCTATCCGTTTAAATCTTTCGTGAGCGATTGGAGAATGTATTTTTGCACGATCACCGGGCAACTCGGTAAGGAATTACAAAAAGCGGGAGTTAAATAA
- a CDS encoding oxidoreductase encodes MNNRVAIIAGGTGLVGGELVQELLIDPSWDKVYLLVRKPLEWTHSKLELILTDWEKLTEFPQGVTDAFCTLGTTIGKAGSKENFKKVDLDYPIRFAKAAKEKGVKSFFIVTALGADPNSIVFYNQVKGEVETEISKLGFETFGIFRPSLLEGDRKEFRLGEKIGSKLAFLINPLLLGPFKKYRSIHVKTVAKSMLNLAWSGKKGNHIIESDKIAALGSSSARGNLENLI; translated from the coding sequence ATGAACAATAGAGTTGCAATCATTGCGGGCGGAACTGGCCTCGTCGGCGGAGAACTTGTACAAGAATTATTGATAGATCCATCCTGGGATAAGGTTTATCTTCTGGTCCGAAAACCTCTGGAATGGACTCATTCCAAATTGGAATTGATCCTTACTGATTGGGAAAAACTAACCGAGTTTCCTCAAGGTGTAACAGATGCATTCTGCACTTTGGGCACTACGATCGGCAAAGCGGGCTCTAAAGAGAATTTTAAAAAAGTAGATTTAGATTATCCGATACGATTTGCAAAAGCAGCAAAAGAGAAGGGTGTAAAATCTTTCTTTATAGTGACAGCACTGGGAGCAGATCCAAATTCTATCGTATTCTATAATCAGGTAAAAGGTGAAGTAGAAACCGAAATTTCCAAGCTTGGTTTTGAGACTTTCGGAATTTTCAGACCTTCTCTTTTGGAAGGTGATAGAAAAGAATTCAGATTAGGGGAGAAGATCGGGTCTAAACTTGCTTTCTTGATCAATCCTTTGCTTTTAGGTCCATTCAAAAAATACAGATCTATTCATGTTAAGACTGTAGCTAAGTCTATGTTGAACTTGGCTTGGTCTGGAAAAAAAGGAAATCATATTATAGAATCGGATAAGATCGCAGCTTTGGGATCTTCTTCTGCTCGAGGGAATCTAGAAAACTTAATATAA
- a CDS encoding adenylate/guanylate cyclase domain-containing protein, with translation MPIKDYLPKFLCNILEITDRSKMDDSVRKVLENEEIIGAYVSNAFRYLLLIFFAAQLALNWKSGDALVNGIAFSIFTAVTIGHTYVIRTCTHWAIKGFSYLALVSDFFVISSLLLYYTLHQNSFDLGFAIKNPIMNFLFFPLAFSLIQFRLRYVVLSVILFYLVYFGIFSYALIYDKMVFAKDWGDYVMGPNVLVTDALFGRPMVYLILAFFFAFGILRTLIMIRRIGEGEAQRSLLSRYFSPGMVEEMMTNPNVLEGRRQTATILFTDIRNFTALSENMDPLELSRFLSSIRETLTDCVFEFGGTLDKYMGDAVMATFGTPYPSADPASDAIRALQSGQRMLEKLGEFNKERESRGLEPVRIGIGIHTGEVFSGNIETSKSSEFTVIGDAVNTASRIESLTKNFGKELLVSEETWKLAGANFRGETLPPVQVKGREKLVTVVAVGA, from the coding sequence ATGCCTATCAAAGATTATCTACCTAAGTTTCTTTGTAATATTCTGGAAATTACAGATCGAAGTAAAATGGACGATTCCGTCCGTAAGGTTCTAGAAAACGAAGAAATCATAGGAGCCTATGTATCCAACGCCTTTAGATATCTGCTTCTAATATTTTTTGCAGCTCAGTTGGCCTTAAATTGGAAAAGTGGAGATGCACTGGTTAACGGGATCGCATTTTCTATTTTCACTGCGGTTACAATTGGACACACATATGTGATACGGACCTGCACTCATTGGGCTATTAAAGGATTTTCTTATTTAGCACTCGTCTCTGATTTTTTTGTGATCAGTTCTTTATTATTATATTATACTCTTCACCAAAATTCATTCGATCTTGGATTCGCTATCAAAAATCCAATTATGAATTTTCTATTCTTTCCTCTAGCATTTTCGTTGATCCAATTCAGATTAAGATACGTAGTCTTAAGTGTTATCTTATTCTATCTGGTTTATTTCGGGATCTTCTCCTACGCGCTAATATACGACAAGATGGTATTCGCGAAAGATTGGGGAGATTATGTAATGGGACCGAATGTCCTCGTCACAGACGCATTATTCGGAAGGCCTATGGTCTATTTGATCTTAGCATTCTTTTTTGCTTTTGGGATCCTGAGAACTTTGATCATGATCAGACGAATTGGAGAAGGAGAAGCACAAAGATCCTTACTTTCTCGTTATTTCTCCCCAGGAATGGTAGAAGAAATGATGACCAACCCAAATGTATTGGAGGGAAGAAGACAAACTGCCACCATACTCTTTACTGATATCCGCAATTTCACAGCACTTTCAGAAAATATGGATCCATTAGAATTAAGCAGATTCCTCTCTTCCATTAGAGAAACATTAACTGATTGTGTTTTTGAATTCGGCGGGACTTTGGATAAGTATATGGGAGATGCTGTCATGGCTACCTTCGGAACACCTTATCCATCCGCAGACCCTGCATCTGACGCGATTCGCGCCTTACAAAGCGGGCAAAGGATGTTAGAAAAATTAGGAGAATTTAATAAGGAGAGAGAATCCAGAGGACTGGAGCCTGTAAGGATCGGAATAGGAATTCATACAGGAGAAGTATTCTCCGGAAATATAGAAACAAGTAAAAGTTCTGAATTCACAGTTATCGGAGACGCAGTTAACACTGCTTCCAGAATTGAATCTCTTACCAAAAACTTCGGAAAAGAATTGTTGGTCTCCGAAGAAACTTGGAAACTTGCAGGTGCAAATTTTAGAGGAGAAACTCTTCCTCCAGTCCAAGTAAAAGGAAGAGAAAAACTAGTGACTGTAGTTGCAGTCGGAGCCTGA
- the amt gene encoding ammonium transporter: MDPVLPAAKELAKNVDTLWVIFASALVFFMQAGFLLLESGLVRSKNSINVAIKNLLDYVVGTICFFLIGYGLMYGTSFNGWFGKDLFLLEGLSTGKEFAFFLFQVTFMGTAATIVSGAVAERIRFQAYLVCSLFVSLFIYPVFGHWAWGGGWLSQSGFHDFAGSSVVHSVGAWVSLAGVVVLGPRKDRFDSEGKPRELYGHNLPFSVLGTFILWFGWFGFNGGSTLSLTDSVPKIIVNTSLAACAGCSAAIIFDYITKGVPHVGGAINGVLAGLVAITAGCDVVSPASSLIIGLIAGILAEVAVWIMENYLKLDDVVSAFPVHGVGGIWGTLAVSIFAQEESLRSWNQWQAQLIGIAVCAIWAFSMGLILFFLMKFTISIRVSSEEEDRGLNESEHGAKTVWLDLMNAMKYVADSKDLRKRIDVDPGVESGAVAELFNRLLLSLTQIIGVVKENSDKIENESGLLENSTLAITKEIEKQKEKTILIRETSDILETSLKAVLDLVREERRRSSEMRRMSEEMSQGMKELQTDILASDQISDSIQSIAFAGEKTLERTVKSMQGLNGSAKKVEELVGILQKIAEQLGMLSINASIESARGGDKGFAVVAHQISVLSEKTASNAKQANMYLREIWETVNGSLQSLSETVESFKLILVKIPELSKTMKGAFDSVRDYSSRSDDLETSIQGVAEMSESVAADMEKRYSELNRMRDFFCEIEEGAVRIGSLLEDLQKMSLMLSGQTIRMHRVVDIFRIEPTAG; encoded by the coding sequence TTGGATCCCGTTCTTCCAGCCGCCAAAGAATTAGCAAAGAATGTAGACACCTTATGGGTGATTTTCGCCTCAGCACTTGTATTTTTTATGCAAGCCGGTTTTCTTCTCTTAGAATCCGGATTAGTACGATCTAAAAACTCTATCAATGTAGCCATCAAAAACCTACTCGATTATGTTGTAGGAACAATTTGTTTCTTTTTGATCGGTTATGGTTTGATGTATGGGACTAGCTTCAATGGTTGGTTCGGTAAGGATCTATTTCTTTTAGAAGGTCTTAGTACCGGTAAAGAATTCGCCTTCTTTCTTTTTCAAGTTACTTTTATGGGAACAGCGGCGACTATCGTGTCTGGTGCAGTTGCGGAGAGAATTCGGTTCCAAGCATATTTAGTCTGTTCACTTTTTGTTTCTTTATTCATATATCCTGTCTTTGGTCATTGGGCATGGGGAGGAGGTTGGTTAAGCCAATCAGGCTTTCATGATTTTGCAGGAAGTTCGGTCGTACATTCTGTTGGAGCTTGGGTATCTTTGGCCGGAGTAGTTGTTCTTGGACCCAGAAAAGATCGTTTTGATTCGGAGGGAAAACCAAGAGAATTGTACGGCCATAATCTTCCCTTTTCCGTTTTAGGAACTTTCATTTTATGGTTTGGTTGGTTCGGATTCAATGGAGGAAGTACACTTTCTCTTACTGACTCAGTTCCTAAGATCATAGTAAATACCAGTCTTGCGGCTTGCGCTGGATGTAGTGCAGCTATCATATTTGATTATATTACGAAAGGTGTTCCTCATGTAGGAGGTGCAATCAACGGAGTCCTTGCTGGGTTAGTCGCAATTACTGCAGGTTGTGATGTAGTGAGTCCAGCTTCTTCTTTAATCATTGGATTGATTGCAGGTATACTTGCAGAAGTTGCCGTCTGGATTATGGAGAATTATTTAAAATTAGACGATGTAGTGAGTGCATTCCCTGTGCATGGAGTTGGAGGAATCTGGGGAACCTTAGCTGTAAGTATATTTGCACAAGAAGAGTCATTGCGCAGTTGGAATCAATGGCAGGCACAACTTATAGGAATTGCTGTTTGTGCCATATGGGCTTTTAGTATGGGGCTCATTCTATTCTTTCTAATGAAGTTTACTATATCAATTCGTGTGTCTTCGGAAGAAGAAGACAGAGGTCTAAACGAATCTGAACATGGTGCCAAGACAGTCTGGTTGGATCTGATGAACGCAATGAAATATGTTGCTGATTCTAAAGATTTGAGAAAGAGAATAGATGTGGATCCGGGAGTAGAATCTGGAGCTGTTGCAGAATTATTCAACCGTTTACTTTTGAGTTTAACCCAGATCATAGGAGTTGTGAAAGAAAACTCTGATAAGATCGAAAATGAATCCGGGCTTTTAGAGAACTCTACACTTGCTATTACTAAAGAGATCGAAAAACAAAAAGAAAAAACGATCTTGATAAGAGAAACTTCAGACATATTAGAAACTTCTTTAAAAGCAGTTTTAGATCTGGTAAGGGAAGAAAGAAGAAGATCATCCGAAATGAGAAGAATGTCGGAAGAGATGTCTCAAGGAATGAAGGAGCTCCAAACCGATATTTTGGCATCCGACCAAATCAGTGATTCTATACAGTCCATTGCATTTGCCGGAGAAAAAACTTTAGAAAGGACCGTCAAAAGTATGCAAGGCCTGAACGGTTCCGCTAAAAAGGTAGAAGAGCTCGTCGGAATTCTCCAGAAAATAGCAGAACAACTCGGAATGTTATCTATCAATGCATCGATCGAGTCCGCAAGAGGAGGTGACAAAGGATTTGCAGTGGTTGCACATCAGATCTCAGTTCTTTCTGAAAAAACTGCTTCTAATGCAAAACAAGCAAATATGTATCTGAGAGAGATTTGGGAAACTGTAAATGGGTCTTTACAATCGTTATCCGAAACTGTGGAATCATTTAAATTGATCTTGGTCAAAATTCCAGAACTCTCTAAAACTATGAAAGGTGCTTTTGATTCGGTCCGGGATTATTCTTCTAGATCGGATGATTTAGAAACTTCTATCCAAGGAGTGGCTGAAATGAGTGAATCAGTTGCTGCAGATATGGAAAAACGTTATTCTGAATTGAATCGAATGAGAGATTTCTTTTGTGAAATCGAAGAGGGTGCAGTTCGGATCGGATCCTTGTTAGAAGACTTACAGAAAATGAGCCTTATGTTAAGTGGTCAAACGATCCGAATGCATCGAGTTGTGGATATTTTCAGAATAGAACCTACGGCGGGTTAA
- the groES gene encoding co-chaperone GroES, with translation MAIKPLGDRVLVEPKQDAEEKIGSIFVPDTAKEKPQEGKVVEVGSGRYEDGKLIPLEVKAGDVVLYGKYSGTEIKSEGKEYLIIRESDILAIVKK, from the coding sequence ATGGCGATTAAACCGCTAGGTGACCGTGTTCTGGTCGAGCCTAAACAAGACGCTGAAGAAAAAATCGGCAGCATCTTCGTACCTGATACGGCTAAAGAAAAACCGCAAGAGGGAAAAGTTGTAGAAGTAGGAAGCGGACGTTATGAAGACGGAAAGCTTATACCACTAGAAGTTAAAGCTGGTGATGTCGTTCTATACGGCAAATATTCCGGAACTGAAATTAAATCCGAAGGTAAAGAATACTTAATTATCCGCGAAAGCGACATTCTTGCCATCGTGAAAAAGTAA
- a CDS encoding deoxyribodipyrimidine photolyase, protein MFSERNLIRVREGNKKPILEEGEYILYWLRANRRMAWNHSLDYSIHLSKKFGKPLVIFESVMMDFEWSSPRLQQFLLEGICDTAEDAARIGLIYWPFVETKEHSLSEIVPGILEKASIVITDDFPCFFLPEHAEKISEILNCKLLLVDSNSITPLASYEKSFGYARVLRPKLHDRFVESYVHRSNPKPNPKGIPSSESLKKPKFLFSGKKEDISSYLQRMSSRFPNVLPVSGKIGGRKEGLKLLKKFLKEGLPFYSEERSEPRPPERTKSSYLSPYLHFGMISVDEIVTAVLGSDPQIDWSPDILNHSYRGKNEGFFHPNPNINSFLDELLTWRELGYLLFYKEPSFRKDLSILPNWAQLSLEAHRGDKREYIYSKEEFEKAITHDPIWNAAQKELVLTGTIQNYLRMLWGKKVIEWSSSPEEAFRILEDLNHKYAYDGRDPNSYTGILWCFGAFDRPWSPERAVFGNIRYMSSDSTSKKFKIKPYLEYIRSLEDLSEPQLFK, encoded by the coding sequence TTGTTTTCAGAAAGAAATTTAATCAGAGTAAGAGAAGGGAATAAAAAGCCCATCTTAGAAGAAGGAGAATATATTCTCTATTGGCTTCGAGCGAATAGAAGAATGGCCTGGAATCATTCTTTGGATTATTCCATTCATCTTTCTAAAAAATTTGGGAAACCTTTGGTCATCTTTGAATCCGTCATGATGGATTTCGAGTGGAGTTCACCTAGGCTCCAACAATTTCTTTTAGAAGGAATTTGTGATACTGCAGAAGACGCAGCCCGTATCGGTCTTATATATTGGCCTTTTGTAGAAACTAAAGAACATTCTCTTTCAGAGATAGTTCCGGGTATTTTAGAAAAAGCTTCTATAGTGATTACGGATGATTTCCCTTGTTTTTTTCTTCCGGAACATGCGGAGAAGATTTCCGAAATCCTAAATTGCAAACTGTTACTCGTAGATTCTAATTCTATCACTCCATTAGCTTCTTACGAAAAATCCTTTGGATATGCTCGAGTTTTAAGACCGAAACTTCATGATAGATTTGTAGAATCTTATGTTCATAGATCCAATCCTAAACCAAATCCAAAAGGAATTCCAAGTTCTGAATCTTTGAAAAAACCGAAATTTCTATTTTCTGGGAAGAAGGAGGACATTTCTTCCTATTTACAAAGGATGAGTTCTAGGTTCCCGAATGTCCTTCCTGTTTCTGGTAAGATTGGAGGAAGAAAAGAAGGTCTCAAACTTCTGAAAAAATTCCTAAAAGAGGGACTTCCTTTTTATTCAGAAGAAAGAAGTGAACCAAGGCCACCTGAAAGAACAAAATCTTCTTATTTGTCTCCATATTTACATTTTGGAATGATCTCTGTAGATGAGATCGTTACTGCAGTTTTAGGATCGGATCCTCAAATCGATTGGAGTCCTGATATATTAAATCATTCTTATAGAGGTAAGAATGAGGGTTTCTTTCATCCAAATCCAAATATAAATTCTTTTTTAGATGAACTTCTAACCTGGAGAGAACTTGGTTATCTTTTGTTTTATAAGGAGCCAAGTTTTAGAAAAGATCTCTCTATTCTTCCGAATTGGGCTCAACTTTCTCTGGAGGCTCATAGAGGAGATAAAAGAGAATACATATATTCCAAGGAAGAATTTGAGAAAGCGATAACCCATGATCCGATCTGGAATGCAGCTCAAAAAGAATTAGTTCTCACTGGAACTATCCAAAATTATCTCAGAATGCTTTGGGGTAAAAAAGTAATAGAATGGTCTTCTTCACCTGAAGAAGCATTTCGTATATTAGAAGATTTGAATCATAAATATGCGTATGATGGAAGGGATCCGAATTCTTATACAGGTATCCTCTGGTGTTTCGGTGCGTTTGACCGACCTTGGTCACCAGAAAGAGCAGTGTTTGGAAATATCCGTTATATGTCCTCGGATTCTACTTCTAAGAAATTCAAAATAAAACCTTATCTGGAATATATCCGATCCTTGGAAGACTTGTCGGAACCCCAACTTTTTAAATAA
- the groL gene encoding chaperonin GroEL (60 kDa chaperone family; promotes refolding of misfolded polypeptides especially under stressful conditions; forms two stacked rings of heptamers to form a barrel-shaped 14mer; ends can be capped by GroES; misfolded proteins enter the barrel where they are refolded when GroES binds): MAKIIEYDETARRKLLEGVNKLANAVKVTLGPKGRNVVIDKKFGSPTITKDGVTVAKEIELEDSIENMGAQMVKEVSTKTNDVAGDGTTTATILAQSIVNEGLKNVTAGANPMALKHGIDKAVNAAVESIKKRSVKIENKKDIANVATISANNDKDIGNLIADAMDKVGKDGVITVEEAKSIETTLDVVEGMQFDRGYVSPYMVTDPEAMIATLSDPYILIYDKKISSMRDLLPVLEKVAQAGRPLVIIAEEVEGEALATIVVNTLRKTISCVAVKAPGFGDRRKAMLEDIAILTGGQVISEDLGMKLENATVQQLGRAKKVTVDKENTTIIEGQGASKDIQGRVGQIKKQIEDTTSEYDREKLQERLAKLAGGVAVIHVGAATEVEMKEKKHRVEDALSATRAAVEEGIVPGGGLTLLKAQEAVAALKLEGDEATGAKIIFRALEEPIRMITSNAGLEGSVIVEQAKGKKGNEGFNALTMVWEDLLQAGVVDPAKVVRSALQNAASIGSMLLTTEVTITDKPEKDGGGMPPMGGMGGMGGMGGMM; encoded by the coding sequence ATGGCAAAAATTATCGAGTATGATGAAACAGCTAGACGTAAACTTTTAGAAGGCGTCAACAAACTAGCGAACGCTGTAAAAGTTACCCTTGGTCCTAAGGGAAGAAACGTAGTAATCGACAAAAAATTCGGATCTCCTACCATCACTAAGGACGGAGTTACCGTAGCAAAAGAAATCGAACTAGAAGATTCCATCGAGAATATGGGCGCTCAGATGGTAAAAGAAGTTTCCACAAAGACGAATGACGTTGCTGGAGACGGAACTACCACTGCTACTATTCTTGCTCAATCTATCGTTAACGAAGGATTGAAAAACGTTACCGCTGGTGCAAACCCTATGGCACTTAAACACGGTATCGACAAAGCAGTTAATGCAGCAGTAGAAAGTATCAAAAAACGTTCAGTTAAGATCGAAAACAAAAAAGATATCGCTAACGTTGCGACTATCTCCGCAAACAACGATAAGGATATAGGAAATCTGATCGCAGATGCTATGGACAAAGTCGGAAAAGACGGAGTTATCACTGTAGAAGAAGCAAAATCTATCGAAACCACTTTAGATGTGGTAGAAGGTATGCAATTCGACCGTGGATACGTTTCTCCTTATATGGTAACTGATCCTGAAGCAATGATCGCTACATTAAGCGATCCTTATATTCTAATCTACGACAAAAAGATCTCTTCTATGAGAGACCTTCTTCCAGTATTGGAAAAAGTTGCTCAAGCAGGAAGACCTTTAGTAATCATCGCAGAAGAAGTAGAAGGAGAAGCATTAGCTACTATCGTAGTAAACACTCTTCGTAAAACTATCTCTTGTGTGGCTGTTAAAGCTCCTGGATTCGGAGATCGTCGTAAAGCGATGTTGGAAGATATCGCAATCCTTACCGGTGGACAAGTGATTTCCGAAGATCTCGGAATGAAACTGGAAAACGCAACAGTTCAACAACTTGGACGTGCTAAAAAAGTTACCGTGGATAAAGAAAACACCACCATCATCGAAGGACAAGGTGCTTCTAAAGATATCCAAGGCCGCGTAGGTCAGATCAAAAAACAAATCGAAGATACTACTTCTGAGTACGATCGTGAAAAACTCCAAGAGCGTTTAGCTAAATTAGCTGGCGGTGTTGCAGTAATTCATGTTGGTGCAGCTACTGAAGTAGAAATGAAAGAGAAAAAACACCGTGTGGAAGATGCACTTTCAGCTACTCGCGCAGCAGTAGAAGAAGGAATCGTTCCTGGTGGTGGATTAACTCTTCTAAAAGCTCAAGAAGCAGTTGCCGCTCTTAAATTAGAAGGCGACGAAGCTACTGGAGCAAAAATTATCTTCCGCGCATTAGAAGAGCCGATCCGTATGATCACTTCTAACGCTGGTCTGGAAGGATCCGTAATCGTAGAGCAAGCAAAAGGTAAGAAAGGAAACGAAGGTTTCAACGCTCTTACTATGGTTTGGGAAGATCTACTACAAGCTGGAGTCGTTGACCCTGCGAAAGTAGTTCGTTCCGCACTCCAAAACGCTGCTTCTATCGGATCAATGTTGTTAACTACAGAAGTTACAATCACCGACAAACCTGAAAAAGACGGTGGCGGAATGCCTCCTATGGGTGGAATGGGCGGTATGGGAGGAATGGGCGGCATGATGTAA